In the genome of Triticum urartu cultivar G1812 chromosome 5, Tu2.1, whole genome shotgun sequence, one region contains:
- the LOC125509750 gene encoding uncharacterized protein LOC125509750, whose product MEYMFQNSTSAQNGVIHRRLLGGECGDGCCCVGGELLPNPIDEVDGEVGSGGCWAARRGPASWSTAASWGGGGRRRAVPAPVRHPRGRTPSSDGAPLVEGTVHGVEKGHPCFPVLGSTASMEGRSSWLAERRWSTTGTGRRAWTADGGLQN is encoded by the exons ATGGAGTACATGTTTCAAAATTCCACAAGTGCACAAAATGGAGTAATTCACAG GAGGCTGCTGGGCGGTGAATGCGGGGATGGTTGCTGCTGCGTCGGGGGAGAGCTTCTGCCGAATCCAATAGATGAGGTTGACGGCGAGGTGGGCAGTGGTGGCTGCTGGGCGGCGAGGCGGGGACCGGCTTCGTGGTCAACGGCGGCCAGCTGgggaggaggaggtcgacgaAGGGCAGTGCCAGCTCCGGTTCGCCACCCTCGGGGAAGGACGCCGTCGTCGGACGGGGCGCCGCTGGTGGAAGGCACCGTCCACGGAGTGGAGAAGGGGCACCCGTGCTTCCCGGTGCTCGGGTCGACGGCGTCCATGGAGGGGCGATCTTCATGGTTGGCGGAAAGGAGGTGGTCGACGACGGGCACAGGCAGGAGAGCGTGGACTGCGGACGGTGGTCTCCAAAATTGA
- the LOC125509749 gene encoding pentatricopeptide repeat-containing protein At4g20740-like, with product MKYRRPLDVPEQMPPRADSLAFLPSTPASSAHAPRDGAAACHRTLRMTSPLSPPGPADSRRRRHTIYHGHRRASPYRPTVHGGLITHLRATSPGPRSPSPAATTAPFHLPDWDPSSPSHSPRSPPTPSHSTSASSRRLSPLARFLLDALRRHQRWGPPVVADLSKLRRVPPTLVAEVLSAHPPPPPPLALPFFHWAGRQKGFRHCFPAFHALASLLSAAGLPAAADQLPDLIRSHGKPVSHPQLTLLVRLHTAARRPLRALYTLRRFRHEFSVQPQVHVCNRVLGALTAAGHVEDALKLFDEMAESGIRPMPVTFAIIVRALGQEGMAERILEMIGRMRDEVCRPDVFVYTALVKTMVRRGHMEACIRVWEEMERDGVEPDTMAYATMVEGLCNAGMVEKAAKLFEGMKKKGLLVGRIVYASLVDGYVAAGRVGDGCRILKEMVDAGYRAELKTYNILIGGLCGIGREDKAHQMFQIVLQEELVPSSETVSQLLVCYADKGEMVNFFGLVDKLVELSLPAIEFLADFLRLFACKGGRELKAVELFKTLRQKGYCSVNIYNILIENLLKIKERKKASLLFEEMKASDDCEPESCTYSLMIPCFVDEGNIEEACSCYNSMMKAEWIPSISAYRSLVKGLCKIGDINAAVSLVSDCLGNVDNGPMEFKYTLTVIEACRSKDPEKVMKVVVEMIELGYLIEELIFSAVIYGFCKYATSTGAREVFSVMRDRDIISEANFIVYEDMLNEHLKKVTADLVISGLKFFNLESKLKWRSRID from the coding sequence ATGAAGTACCGCCGGCCGTTGGATGTGCCGGAGCAGATGCCGCCCAGGGCAGACTCGCTCGCATTTCTCCCCTCCACGCCGGCTTCCTCTGCTCATGCTCCTCGCGACGGCGCTGCGGCGTGCCACCGCACACTGAGAATGACCTCTCCGTTATCCCCTCCCGGTCCGGCTGACAGCCGCCGCCGCAGGCACACGATCTACCATGGCCACCGCCGCGCGTCCCCGTACCGCCCCACCGTCCATGGCGGTCTCATCACCCACCTCCGCGCCACCTCTCCTGGACCCCGCTCCCCTTCGCCCGCCGCAACCACCGCCCCTTTCCACCTCCCTGACTGGGACCCCTCCTCCCCATCGCACTCTCCTCGCTCGCCACCGACTCCGTCGCACTCCACATCTGCCTCTTCCCGCCGTCTCTCCCCGCTCGCGCGATTCTTGCTCGACGCCCTCCGCCGGCACCAGCGCTGGGGCCCTCCCGTCGTCGCCGACCTGTCCAAGCTCCGCCGCGTAccacccaccctcgtggctgAGGTCCTCAGTGCGCACCCGCCACCGCCTCCCCCGCTCGCCCTCCCCTTCTTCCACTGGGCCGGCCGCCAGAAGGGCTTCCGGCACTGCTTCCCCGCGTTTCACGCTctcgcctccctcctctccgCTGCAGGCCTCCCTGCTGCCGCCGATCAGCTTCCCGACCTCATTCGCTCCCACGGCAAGCCCGTCTCTCACCCTCAGCTCACACTCCTCGTCCGGCTTCACACCGCTGCACGCCGCCCCCTCCGTGCGCTCTACACGCTCCGCCGGTTTCGACATGAGTTCTCTGTCCAGCCGCAGGTCCACGTTTGCAACCGTGTCCTCGGCGCCTTGACTGCGGCAGGGCATGTTGAGGATGCGCTCAAGCTGTTCGATGAAATGGCTGAAAGTGGCATCAGGCCTATGCCGGTCACATTTGCAATCATCGTGCGTGCGCTGGGCCAGGAAGGGATGGCGGAGAGGATCCTAGAGATGATTGGGAGGATGCGTGATGAGGTGTGCCGGCCGGACGTGTTTGTGTACACTGCGCTGGTCAAGACGATGGTGCGCAGGGGGCACATGGAGGCTTGCATCAGAGTGTGGGAGGAGATGGAGAGAGATGGTGTGGAGCCAGATACAATGGCATATGCTACAATGGTTGAGGGGCTATGCAACGCTGGGATGGTAGAGAAAGCAGCTAAATTGTTTGAGGGGATGAAGAAAAAGGGGTTGTTGGTTGGCCGGATCGTGTATGCGTCACTCGTCGATGGGTATGTTGCAGCTGGGAGGGTTGGGGATGGCTGTAGGATTTTGAAGGAGATGGTGGATGCTGGCTATCGCGCTGAGCTCAAAACATACAACATACTCATTGGCGGTCTGTGTGGTATAGGTCGGGAGGATAAGGCACATCAGATGTTTCAGATTGTCCTTCAGGAGGAGCTAGTGCCAAGCTCTGAGACTGTTTCACAGTTACTAGTTTGCTATGCTGATAAGGGTGAGATGGTTAATTTTTTTGGATTGGTTGACAAATTGGTTGAGCTGAGCTTGCCTGCCATAGAATTTTTAGCAGACTTCTTGAGGCTCTTTGCATGCAAGGGCGGTAGGGAATTGAAGGCCGTGGAATTGTTCAAGACTTTGAGACAAAAAGGGTATTGCAGTGTTAACATTTATAACATTCTTATTGAGAATCTGCTCAAGATCAAGGAGAGGAAGAAAGCATCATTACTGTTTGAGGAAATGAAAGCTTCAGATGACTGCGAGCCAGAATCATGTACATATAGTCTTATGATTCCATGTTTTGTGGATGAAGGAAATATTGAAGAGGCTTGCTCATGCTACAACTCCATGATGAAGGCTGAATGGATACCAAGTATTTCAGCCTATCGTTCGCTCGTGAAAGGGCTATGCAAGATTGGAGACATAAATGCAGCTGTTTCACTTGTATCAGATTGTCTTGGAAATGTAGATAATGGGCCAATGGAATTCAAGTACACCTTAACTGTTATTGAAGCTTGCCGATCAAAAGACCCGGAGAAGGTCATGAAAGTGGTGGTTGAGATGATTGAGTTAGGTTATTTAATAGAAGAACTTATCTTCTCTGCTGTCATCTATGGATTCTGCAAGTACGCAACTTCAACTGGAGCTAGAGAGGTGTTCTCTGTTATGAGAGATAGGGATATTATTTCGGAGGCTAATTTTATTGTTTACGAGGATATGCTGAACGAGCACCTGAAGAAGGTCACTGCAGACTTGGTGATATCTGGATTGAAGTTCTTCAACCTTGAATCAAAATTGAAATGGAGAAGCAGAATCGATTGA